A stretch of the Vulcanisaeta souniana JCM 11219 genome encodes the following:
- a CDS encoding PaREP1 family protein, whose product MELPETIINILRRNGLDIDYIIDVLTVNLNIDPPSAAKAHAELALTMFNEGLGFVSKGDVVQSSEKLYKAVKEAIKALAIDRCLDEAREALSKGRWTISLLDKAARRLGDTAWRAWDTAYFLHVNGFHEVRIDIGDVRARLPIIQELINEVKKSLSAT is encoded by the coding sequence GTGGAGTTGCCTGAGACTATAATTAATATCCTTAGGAGGAATGGATTAGATATTGATTACATAATTGACGTATTAACGGTAAACCTAAACATTGACCCACCAAGTGCTGCTAAGGCTCATGCCGAGTTAGCTTTGACCATGTTTAATGAGGGCTTAGGCTTTGTTAGTAAGGGTGATGTAGTTCAGTCGAGTGAGAAGCTTTACAAGGCGGTTAAGGAGGCAATTAAGGCTTTGGCGATTGACAGGTGCCTTGACGAGGCCAGGGAGGCCTTAAGTAAGGGCAGGTGGACCATAAGCCTACTGGACAAGGCTGCACGTAGATTAGGAGATACTGCATGGAGAGCTTGGGATACGGCTTACTTCCTACACGTAAACGGATTTCATGAGGTTAGGATTGACATTGGTGACGTTAGGGCTAGACTTCCCATCATTCAGGAGTTAATTAATGAAGTTAAGAAGTCACTGAGTGCTACGTAA
- a CDS encoding alpha/beta hydrolase: protein MPLDPAVRKILEELNKVMPQMTKIPLDEFRKMFRAFFTSQPRRPIYKVYDITIPGTEAKIPARVYVPREGTNFGVLIYLHGGGFVIGDVETYDPLCRELATACDCVVISVDYRLAPEHKFPAAVIDSFDSTKWVLEHAREINGDPEKVAIGGDSAGGNLTAVVTIMARDQGLRPSLKYQVLINPFVGVDLASYTVREYATGLFLDRESMAFFNKAYLKSPVDAFDPRFSPILVDNLSNLPPALVITSEYDPLRDSAETYAVKLAEAGVPTVTVRFNGVTHGFYGFPIPHARTVIGLVGSTLRQAFYNKY, encoded by the coding sequence ATGCCCTTGGATCCAGCGGTTAGGAAAATCCTTGAGGAACTGAACAAGGTAATGCCCCAAATGACCAAGATACCACTTGATGAGTTCAGGAAGATGTTTAGGGCGTTTTTCACGTCACAGCCAAGGAGACCTATTTATAAGGTCTACGACATAACCATACCAGGCACTGAAGCAAAAATACCCGCCAGGGTCTATGTACCCAGAGAAGGCACTAATTTTGGGGTTCTCATTTACCTCCACGGCGGTGGTTTCGTCATCGGCGACGTGGAAACCTATGACCCACTATGCCGGGAGTTAGCCACTGCCTGCGACTGCGTGGTAATCTCAGTGGACTATAGGCTAGCCCCTGAGCATAAATTCCCGGCAGCCGTAATTGACTCCTTCGACTCGACAAAATGGGTTCTCGAGCACGCGAGGGAGATTAATGGCGACCCAGAGAAGGTCGCAATTGGTGGCGACAGTGCTGGCGGTAACCTGACCGCCGTAGTGACAATAATGGCCAGGGACCAGGGACTGAGGCCAAGCCTTAAGTATCAAGTCTTGATAAACCCATTCGTAGGGGTCGACCTGGCATCATACACAGTTAGGGAATACGCCACAGGCCTATTCCTTGATCGTGAATCCATGGCATTTTTTAACAAAGCCTACCTAAAGAGCCCAGTGGATGCCTTCGACCCAAGGTTCTCACCAATACTCGTGGACAACCTAAGCAACCTACCGCCAGCCCTAGTAATAACCTCCGAGTACGACCCACTGAGAGACTCCGCAGAAACCTACGCAGTGAAACTCGCCGAGGCAGGAGTGCCCACAGTAACCGTAAGATTCAACGGAGTAACCCACGGCTTCTACGGATTCCCAATACCACACGCAAGGACAGTAATTGGACTAGTAGGATCAACACTAAGACAGGCATTCTACAACAAATACTAA
- a CDS encoding FeoA domain-containing protein, whose translation MNVNNEHIPINRAPNNSLVKIVKPSSDRLIDLGLTTGSVVKVLISTPCGPVLVQREDGPVIVLDADTASSTLVSIISRPEPARHRHRRRRGWSH comes from the coding sequence ATGAACGTAAATAACGAGCACATACCAATAAATAGAGCACCAAACAACTCACTGGTGAAAATAGTCAAGCCCAGTAGCGATAGGTTAATAGACCTCGGCTTAACGACTGGTTCAGTTGTTAAAGTACTAATAAGTACTCCCTGTGGCCCGGTCCTTGTTCAGAGGGAGGATGGGCCCGTAATTGTGCTTGATGCTGATACTGCATCTAGTACCCTCGTATCCATCATATCGAGACCAGAACCAGCCAGGCATAGACATAGGAGGAGGCGGGGTTGGAGCCATTAA
- the feoB gene encoding ferrous iron transport protein B, whose amino-acid sequence MHDNNIKVLIAGIPNCGKSTIVSELSGVTIRTANYPGTTVSINRVEYNINGIKVSIIDLPGTYSLRANMVDETVAAREILRDDYDGIIAVGSALDPEQTLYLLVQILELGRPVILVLNMVDLASRRGFQYDIEGLSKALGIPVLPTVAAKGAGLSKLKNMIIKIYELRQGNTHIINYGKLEKYIETLSNTLGISRGLAIEVISDNPVAKEIIGSLLNNDYVRQLIENARREIEDVSSYVAAMRWNVVRSLINRFVIKSGKPSLSRYDELFMNPKYGPIISILLLFVVAETVFLALEPLVDLLSTALNSLPINDVVGYYVTNELIRSLIIDGVWNGISTLIDFIPYVFGVALLIAFIEDSGLIVRISFPIERWLRRVGIPSRGLIYLIAGSGCNVPAITATKAMPSTRDRMLTALMIPYIPCTARFVIISLIAAAVLPHLMGLVVVLPYAVALIGVIIISSFSKVHLKFIGGKAPYSYTLPPLVLPLHKAFIKKVWHYTYEFISRAGALIVIFIIVMWFLSISGPSGVIGPKALDNPVLLRQTWLGIIGNALSPLLSPIGIPWQFSAALVYGYIFKEVVLSTLALMYGVEEGGLIHAVKSFISLPSAIALIVFTTFYSPCIATLITEKQVVGLRLTVINTILQFLIALGSAYAAYHMALIALR is encoded by the coding sequence ATGCATGATAATAACATTAAGGTTCTAATTGCTGGTATACCAAATTGTGGTAAGTCCACCATAGTCAGCGAACTCAGTGGCGTTACCATAAGGACTGCCAATTACCCAGGTACCACGGTTTCAATAAATAGAGTTGAATACAACATTAACGGAATTAAAGTATCAATCATAGACTTACCAGGAACCTACAGCCTCAGAGCCAATATGGTTGATGAGACTGTGGCTGCCAGGGAGATATTACGGGATGACTATGACGGCATAATAGCGGTCGGATCCGCACTTGATCCTGAACAAACCCTCTACCTACTTGTTCAAATCCTTGAGCTGGGTAGGCCCGTAATCCTCGTTCTTAATATGGTGGATTTAGCATCTAGGAGGGGCTTTCAATACGACATTGAAGGATTAAGTAAAGCCTTAGGAATACCTGTATTACCTACAGTAGCTGCTAAGGGCGCCGGGTTGAGTAAATTGAAGAATATGATAATTAAGATATATGAATTAAGGCAGGGTAATACGCATATTATTAATTACGGAAAACTTGAGAAATACATAGAGACTTTGTCTAATACCCTCGGAATATCACGGGGGCTTGCAATAGAGGTGATCAGTGATAACCCAGTTGCGAAGGAAATAATAGGTAGCCTATTGAATAATGATTATGTTAGGCAGTTGATTGAGAACGCCCGTAGAGAGATTGAAGATGTAAGTAGTTATGTCGCGGCTATGCGCTGGAATGTTGTAAGATCACTTATTAATAGGTTTGTTATAAAGAGTGGAAAGCCCTCGCTCAGTAGGTATGATGAATTATTCATGAATCCTAAATACGGACCAATCATCTCCATTTTATTATTATTTGTAGTAGCTGAGACCGTGTTCCTCGCTCTAGAACCACTGGTGGACCTATTATCAACTGCCCTTAATTCATTGCCAATAAATGATGTTGTTGGGTATTACGTAACCAATGAATTAATTAGGTCATTAATTATTGATGGGGTGTGGAATGGGATATCAACATTAATAGACTTTATACCCTACGTCTTTGGGGTTGCCCTCCTAATAGCGTTTATAGAGGATTCAGGATTGATCGTGAGAATATCATTCCCAATAGAGAGGTGGTTAAGGCGTGTTGGTATCCCTTCAAGGGGTTTAATATACTTAATCGCCGGCTCTGGGTGTAACGTACCTGCAATAACCGCCACTAAGGCCATGCCAAGTACTAGGGATAGGATGCTCACTGCATTAATGATCCCCTACATACCGTGCACCGCCAGGTTCGTGATAATATCATTAATAGCCGCCGCAGTATTACCACATTTAATGGGCCTTGTAGTGGTACTGCCCTATGCAGTGGCGTTAATCGGCGTGATTATTATATCGAGTTTCTCAAAGGTACATTTAAAGTTCATAGGTGGAAAAGCGCCGTATTCCTACACATTACCTCCATTAGTATTACCCTTACATAAGGCATTCATTAAGAAGGTTTGGCATTATACTTATGAATTCATTTCCAGGGCTGGGGCGTTAATAGTGATTTTTATAATAGTAATGTGGTTCCTTTCGATAAGTGGACCAAGTGGTGTAATAGGCCCAAAGGCTCTTGATAATCCCGTGCTCCTGAGGCAAACGTGGCTTGGCATAATAGGTAATGCATTGTCGCCATTGTTAAGCCCAATAGGCATACCCTGGCAGTTCTCTGCGGCGTTGGTTTATGGGTATATATTTAAGGAGGTTGTATTAAGCACTCTGGCTTTAATGTATGGTGTTGAGGAGGGTGGGCTTATTCATGCGGTTAAATCATTTATTTCGCTGCCATCCGCCATAGCACTGATAGTTTTTACAACCTTCTACTCACCATGCATTGCAACGTTAATTACCGAGAAGCAGGTTGTAGGCTTAAGGCTTACGGTGATCAACACGATTTTACAATTCCTAATAGCGTTGGGATCAGCATACGCGGCGTATCACATGGCATTAATTGCATTAAGGTAA
- the hemB gene encoding porphobilinogen synthase, which yields MVTIESIRLRSYLFNYPVSRPRRLRSNMLIRNMVAETMLRSDDFVMPLFIREDISEPEPIKSLPGQYRWPLNDKLINFVDQLVGSGIRSVILFGIPEHKDEWGSSAYEEHGVIQRAIRFLKDSFEDKLIVMADVCLCEYTDHGHCGVVKKLPNGRYIIDNDSTIELYAKTAVTYAESGVDVVAPSGMMDGQVKAIREALDRAGFNDIAIMAYSAKYASSFYGPFREAAASAPRFGDRRSYQMDPRNAHEALKEVVMDINEGADIVMVKPAMLYLDVIRLVKQNFPEIPLAAYQVSGEYAMLKAAIMNGWLDERKAILESLIAIRRAGADLIITYFAKDAVEYLSEVDRLF from the coding sequence GTGGTTACTATTGAAAGTATTAGGTTAAGGAGTTACTTGTTTAATTATCCTGTTAGTAGGCCTAGGAGGCTCAGGTCAAACATGCTCATTAGGAATATGGTTGCCGAGACAATGCTTAGGTCTGATGACTTCGTGATGCCTTTATTCATTAGGGAGGATATCAGCGAGCCTGAGCCCATAAAGTCACTGCCTGGACAGTATAGGTGGCCTCTTAATGATAAGTTGATTAACTTTGTTGATCAACTAGTTGGTTCTGGCATTAGGTCAGTTATTTTATTCGGCATACCCGAGCATAAGGACGAGTGGGGTAGCTCAGCATATGAGGAGCATGGTGTGATACAGAGGGCCATTAGGTTCCTGAAGGACTCCTTTGAGGATAAACTCATTGTCATGGCTGACGTATGCCTTTGCGAGTACACAGACCATGGCCATTGCGGAGTCGTTAAGAAATTACCCAATGGTAGGTATATAATTGATAATGACTCAACAATAGAGCTCTACGCAAAGACTGCGGTGACCTATGCAGAGTCTGGTGTTGATGTCGTTGCGCCTTCGGGCATGATGGATGGGCAGGTTAAGGCGATTAGGGAGGCCCTTGATAGGGCTGGCTTCAATGATATTGCAATAATGGCTTATAGCGCTAAATATGCGAGTTCATTCTATGGTCCATTTAGGGAGGCTGCGGCCAGTGCGCCTAGGTTTGGTGATAGGCGTAGTTACCAGATGGACCCGAGGAATGCCCATGAGGCCCTTAAGGAGGTTGTCATGGACATTAATGAGGGCGCCGACATTGTCATGGTTAAGCCAGCAATGCTTTACTTGGATGTCATTAGGCTCGTGAAACAGAACTTCCCGGAGATACCCCTGGCTGCTTATCAGGTCAGTGGTGAGTATGCCATGCTCAAGGCGGCCATAATGAACGGTTGGCTTGATGAGAGGAAGGCGATCCTTGAATCACTGATTGCCATTAGGAGGGCTGGGGCTGATTTAATAATTACGTATTTTGCAAAGGATGCCGTTGAGTACCTCAGCGAGGTTGATCGATTATTCTAG
- a CDS encoding PLP-dependent aminotransferase family protein has product MDIDRFLSDRSRLMKASEIRELLKWVNENVISFGGGMPDPSSFPVKEIMEITRDVLSAKAEKALQYGTTGGILELKEELAKFMGKVGIKINGPEDIIITVGSQEALDIIGRLFINPGDYIITESPTYLAALQAFRIYGPRMVGIPMDSEGVRVDLLEEAVRKIINDGGKLKFIYVVPTGQNPTGITMSDERRKALLDVASRYDLAIVEDDPYGYIYFGDDEPPARLKAMDSEGRVIYLSTFSKIAAPGLRLGWVAASSEVIRWFELAKQSIDLHTSTLNQYIAAELLRRGVIEKNIPRTKEIYRSKRDLMLQALSEYMPSGVSWTRPSAGMFIWLTTPERIDTGEMLGTAIKKYGVAYVPGKSFYPNEERHNDMRLNFTYPTPQQIFEGIKRLALVIAEYLNA; this is encoded by the coding sequence ATGGATATAGATCGTTTCCTCTCGGATAGATCAAGGTTAATGAAGGCCTCAGAGATTAGGGAGTTATTGAAGTGGGTTAATGAGAATGTGATTTCCTTTGGTGGCGGGATGCCTGATCCTTCTTCCTTCCCTGTTAAGGAAATAATGGAGATTACGAGGGATGTCTTGTCCGCCAAGGCAGAGAAGGCGTTGCAGTACGGCACGACTGGTGGTATTTTAGAATTGAAAGAGGAACTCGCGAAATTCATGGGAAAGGTGGGCATTAAAATTAATGGACCTGAGGATATTATAATTACCGTGGGAAGCCAGGAAGCCCTTGATATAATAGGCAGGTTATTCATTAACCCAGGGGATTACATAATAACAGAGAGTCCGACCTACCTAGCTGCGCTACAGGCCTTTAGGATTTATGGACCTAGGATGGTTGGTATTCCCATGGACAGTGAGGGGGTTAGGGTGGATTTGCTTGAGGAAGCTGTCAGGAAAATAATTAATGATGGTGGCAAGTTGAAGTTCATTTATGTAGTACCTACGGGGCAAAATCCAACAGGCATTACAATGAGTGATGAAAGGAGGAAAGCACTACTTGATGTTGCCAGCAGGTATGACCTGGCCATAGTTGAGGATGATCCGTACGGCTATATATACTTTGGGGATGATGAACCACCGGCTAGGCTTAAGGCAATGGATAGTGAGGGTAGGGTTATTTACCTATCCACATTCAGTAAGATAGCGGCGCCTGGGCTTAGGCTTGGTTGGGTTGCGGCGAGTAGTGAGGTGATTAGGTGGTTTGAGCTTGCCAAGCAATCCATCGACCTGCACACTTCGACGCTTAATCAATACATAGCCGCCGAATTACTAAGGAGAGGTGTCATTGAGAAGAATATACCAAGGACTAAGGAGATATATAGATCGAAGAGGGACCTAATGCTCCAGGCATTGAGTGAGTACATGCCAAGTGGCGTAAGTTGGACAAGGCCATCGGCAGGTATGTTCATTTGGCTAACAACGCCTGAGAGGATAGATACGGGGGAAATGCTGGGTACTGCCATTAAGAAGTATGGTGTTGCCTATGTGCCTGGTAAATCATTCTATCCCAATGAGGAGAGACACAATGACATGAGGTTGAACTTTACGTATCCAACGCCACAACAAATATTTGAGGGTATAAAGAGACTTGCTTTAGTTATTGCTGAGTATTTAAATGCATAG
- a CDS encoding helicase HerA domain-containing protein: protein MWNKDHVINNDGSSINKLYGDILGVIEKSINENNKLIMVMGTKLSYNELISKLFVGSYVVIIDKVRKSDVMIKVNNVESMVSPPPSISGAEPTYVKVSGSFVVTRIMEGDSYKYTTMHIIPTVGSLVIYPNSNIIKEFLGLGGDLVLGMTMINGYNIPMSLSNEIVSKGLLIIGQPGCGKSLLIKNIINGLYITKSHNNIVILDRTGEYPKDLVRHGIGASILMPMDLMKLNRPIDLDELRKYVIDKLRMLGFNGKTKITMDVSKENGIDFHINFLKQEIGELIVFPSSIRFRWFIERAINYLDPEIRYAILEIMIKDEKALSTIQSFISVLKDSELTNMVGKGSIGKAMELAYLLRDSGYFDALVNVGSDNIDLSIFSPIRVLKGRVTVIDLHELPESLMNIYETILIEDIIGWFRGSRNNRVVIVVDNAEGLANDKNVLSALISNMRIGKAHGVSFIVSTRVPIRKIYTEFGNIAIMRTNTDPLRLGGCQDDTGLLDKEFLLVSPLLNINCLKGSLA, encoded by the coding sequence ATGTGGAATAAGGATCATGTAATTAATAATGATGGATCAAGTATTAATAAATTGTATGGGGATATACTCGGGGTTATCGAAAAAAGTATCAATGAGAATAATAAATTGATAATGGTAATGGGCACAAAACTAAGTTATAATGAATTAATAAGCAAGCTTTTCGTTGGATCATATGTAGTAATTATTGATAAAGTTAGGAAGAGTGATGTGATGATCAAGGTTAATAATGTGGAGAGCATGGTTAGTCCACCACCATCAATAAGTGGTGCGGAACCTACGTATGTGAAGGTGTCTGGCAGTTTTGTGGTAACGAGAATTATGGAGGGTGATTCGTATAAATATACAACAATGCACATAATACCTACAGTTGGCAGTTTAGTAATATATCCAAACAGTAATATTATTAAGGAATTTCTCGGTTTAGGTGGTGATTTAGTACTTGGTATGACAATGATTAATGGATATAACATACCAATGTCGTTAAGTAATGAAATTGTAAGTAAAGGTCTGTTGATAATTGGCCAACCTGGATGCGGTAAATCTCTGCTTATTAAGAATATAATTAATGGGCTCTATATCACAAAGAGTCATAACAATATCGTAATACTTGATAGAACTGGTGAATATCCCAAGGATCTTGTGAGACATGGCATTGGCGCATCAATATTGATGCCAATGGACCTAATGAAATTAAATAGACCAATTGACCTAGATGAATTAAGAAAATATGTTATTGATAAGTTACGAATGCTGGGCTTTAATGGTAAGACTAAGATAACGATGGACGTCTCTAAGGAAAATGGCATTGATTTTCACATAAACTTCCTAAAACAGGAAATTGGCGAACTAATCGTCTTCCCATCATCAATCAGGTTTAGGTGGTTTATTGAACGGGCAATTAATTACCTTGACCCAGAAATAAGGTATGCAATATTGGAAATAATGATAAAAGACGAAAAGGCGCTAAGCACAATACAGAGCTTCATCAGCGTACTGAAGGACTCCGAGCTGACTAATATGGTTGGTAAGGGATCAATTGGTAAAGCCATGGAACTGGCATACCTACTAAGGGACTCTGGGTACTTTGATGCCTTAGTTAATGTTGGTAGTGATAACATTGATCTCTCGATCTTCAGTCCGATCAGGGTATTAAAAGGCAGGGTTACAGTCATTGATCTTCATGAGCTACCGGAATCATTGATGAATATTTATGAAACTATCCTCATAGAGGATATCATTGGGTGGTTTAGGGGCTCCAGAAATAATAGGGTCGTTATTGTTGTAGATAATGCCGAGGGGCTTGCAAATGATAAGAATGTACTGAGTGCCTTAATAAGTAACATGAGGATCGGTAAAGCCCATGGAGTATCCTTTATAGTGTCCACAAGAGTTCCTATACGTAAAATATATACAGAGTTTGGAAATATTGCAATCATGAGAACAAACACTGATCCCCTAAGGCTTGGGGGCTGTCAAGACGATACCGGCCTGCTTGATAAGGAGTTTCTTCTTGTCTCCCCATTACTAAACATTAATTGTCTAAAGGGGTCATTGGCGTAA
- a CDS encoding Mrp/NBP35 family ATP-binding protein: MPSQNSQGGTNKIKVSVQKAGPLDTGEIAQTMKSIKAKFAIMSGKGGVGKSFVTASLALGFAMRGYRVGILDADVYGPTIPKLLGLVGANLYLSEDEKIIPAEGPFGIKVVSMDFLLPTDDTAVIWRGPLVDRAIKDFLGSVVWGDLDALFIDLPPGTGDAPLTIAQTLANEMTGSIIVTAPSDVSRRIVQKTIDFSRKVKVPVTGVVENMCCFYCPDSGKTYYIFGKLIGKEMADKYGIPYLGMIPLDPRIGESNDQGEPFLMKYSTSDTARAILSIVDTIIAMYKDKLESRVEAPAKKQVRSLLKLPGEEEGDKESENS; the protein is encoded by the coding sequence ATGCCCTCGCAGAACAGCCAAGGCGGAACCAATAAGATAAAGGTCTCTGTACAAAAGGCGGGTCCATTAGATACTGGTGAAATTGCGCAGACCATGAAGTCCATTAAGGCCAAGTTTGCAATAATGAGCGGTAAGGGCGGCGTCGGCAAGAGCTTCGTCACAGCAAGCCTGGCACTGGGCTTTGCAATGAGGGGCTACAGGGTTGGCATACTTGATGCCGATGTCTATGGCCCGACGATACCAAAACTACTCGGTCTAGTTGGCGCTAATCTTTACCTTAGTGAGGATGAGAAGATAATACCTGCTGAGGGGCCATTCGGCATAAAGGTGGTCTCCATGGACTTCCTACTACCCACTGATGACACCGCCGTCATTTGGAGGGGCCCATTGGTTGATAGGGCAATTAAGGACTTCCTGGGTAGTGTAGTTTGGGGTGACTTGGATGCATTGTTTATTGATTTACCGCCAGGCACAGGCGACGCGCCATTAACAATAGCCCAAACCCTTGCTAACGAAATGACCGGTAGTATAATAGTGACCGCACCAAGTGATGTTTCCAGGAGGATTGTACAGAAGACCATTGACTTCTCTAGGAAGGTGAAAGTACCAGTAACTGGTGTTGTGGAGAATATGTGCTGTTTCTATTGCCCTGATTCAGGTAAGACGTATTACATATTTGGGAAATTAATTGGTAAAGAAATGGCGGATAAGTACGGCATACCGTATCTCGGCATGATACCACTTGACCCAAGAATTGGAGAATCAAACGATCAGGGTGAACCATTTCTAATGAAGTATTCAACCTCGGATACCGCAAGGGCTATACTGAGCATTGTCGATACTATAATTGCCATGTATAAGGATAAGCTTGAGTCTAGGGTTGAAGCCCCTGCCAAGAAGCAAGTAAGATCATTACTTAAATTACCGGGCGAAGAGGAGGGTGACAAGGAATCGGAGAATTCATAG
- a CDS encoding elongation factor EF-2 translates to MAVRIIEKKIEDILSMMRNPAQVRNAGTLAHVDHGKTTTTDSLLMGAGLLSPKVAGKALAMDYVEIEQLRQMTVKAANISLYFEYESKPYIINFVDTPGHVDFTGHVTRSLRVMDGALVVVDAVEGVMTQTETVVRQAMEEMVRPVLFVNKIDRLIKELRLNPNEIQQRIIEIVKDFNNLIDMYADPAFKDKWKVDPSKGQVALGSALYKWGVTIPQAAKAGLKFSNIVDAYEKNYVEELSQEFPLHKAILNMIVEHVPPPNVAQKYRIPKIWKGDLNSPLGKALLEADPDGPTVMAISKMNKDPHAGLIATGRVFSGTVREGDEVYLINAKTTKRVLQTYLYMGPNRIVIPEVPAGNIVALLGVDDARAGETIVAASIKDAAAPFERMKYISEPVVTVAIEPKNPNDLAKLVEGLRELTIEDPTLSLKIDEETGQILLSGVGTLHLEIAAWLLKERTKLDFTVSQPLVRFRETVRAASPTFEGKSPNKHNRLYISVEPLDEETIRLIQFGEVTDDQDPKERAKILREKAGWDADEARGIWAIDEQYINVLIDKTTGIQYLREIRDYIVQGFRWSVQSGPLAQEPVRGVKVILHDAVVHEDPAHRGPAQIMPAAKNAIMAGILGARPTLLEPMLSIEAKTTQENIGSVIGVLNRHRGKVIDMVQSEYMVAIKGEVPVMESFTLSDELRSATAGRVFWSLQFARWSPVPENMLVDIVMKIRERKGLPKEIPKVEDFISQY, encoded by the coding sequence ATGGCAGTTAGGATCATTGAGAAGAAAATCGAGGATATACTATCAATGATGCGAAATCCCGCCCAAGTGAGGAATGCCGGTACACTGGCGCATGTTGACCACGGCAAAACAACCACAACAGACTCATTATTAATGGGCGCCGGTCTACTAAGCCCTAAGGTCGCTGGTAAGGCCCTTGCAATGGACTATGTGGAAATAGAACAATTAAGGCAAATGACCGTTAAGGCCGCGAACATAAGCCTATATTTCGAGTATGAAAGCAAACCATACATAATTAACTTCGTTGATACACCGGGACACGTTGACTTCACGGGACACGTGACGAGATCCCTTAGGGTTATGGATGGTGCGTTGGTCGTCGTTGACGCAGTTGAGGGCGTAATGACCCAAACCGAAACCGTAGTTAGACAGGCAATGGAGGAGATGGTTAGGCCCGTATTATTCGTCAATAAGATCGATAGGTTAATCAAGGAGCTCAGGCTTAACCCAAACGAGATCCAACAGAGGATTATTGAGATCGTTAAAGACTTCAACAACCTAATTGACATGTACGCAGACCCTGCCTTCAAGGATAAGTGGAAGGTCGACCCATCTAAGGGCCAGGTAGCCCTAGGCTCTGCATTATATAAGTGGGGTGTCACAATACCGCAGGCAGCAAAGGCTGGTCTTAAGTTCAGCAATATTGTCGATGCTTATGAGAAGAACTACGTTGAGGAATTATCCCAGGAATTCCCACTCCATAAGGCCATACTGAACATGATTGTTGAGCATGTTCCGCCACCAAACGTTGCCCAGAAGTATAGAATACCAAAGATATGGAAAGGCGACTTGAACTCACCACTGGGTAAGGCATTGCTTGAGGCTGACCCAGATGGCCCAACCGTAATGGCGATAAGTAAGATGAACAAGGACCCGCATGCCGGCTTAATAGCCACTGGCAGGGTTTTCAGTGGAACCGTTAGGGAGGGCGACGAAGTCTACCTAATAAACGCCAAGACAACAAAGAGGGTTCTGCAGACGTACCTATACATGGGTCCAAACAGGATAGTAATACCAGAGGTGCCTGCCGGCAACATAGTTGCCCTACTGGGCGTTGATGATGCTAGGGCTGGAGAAACCATAGTAGCTGCATCAATTAAGGATGCAGCCGCACCATTCGAGAGAATGAAGTATATAAGCGAGCCCGTGGTTACCGTAGCCATAGAACCAAAGAACCCAAACGACCTTGCAAAACTCGTTGAGGGACTTAGGGAGTTAACAATTGAGGACCCAACGCTAAGCCTAAAGATTGATGAGGAGACCGGCCAGATACTGCTGAGTGGTGTTGGTACGCTACACCTGGAGATTGCCGCATGGTTACTCAAGGAGAGGACTAAGCTGGACTTCACGGTATCACAGCCATTGGTTAGGTTTAGGGAAACCGTTAGGGCTGCATCACCGACCTTCGAGGGCAAGTCACCGAATAAGCACAATAGACTTTACATAAGTGTTGAGCCGCTTGACGAAGAGACCATTAGGCTAATTCAGTTTGGTGAGGTTACTGACGACCAGGATCCAAAGGAAAGGGCCAAGATACTTAGGGAGAAGGCTGGTTGGGATGCTGATGAGGCCAGGGGTATTTGGGCCATTGATGAGCAGTACATAAACGTATTAATAGATAAAACTACCGGTATACAATACCTAAGGGAAATAAGGGACTACATTGTGCAGGGCTTTAGGTGGTCTGTACAGTCAGGTCCATTGGCCCAGGAGCCAGTTAGGGGCGTGAAGGTTATACTTCATGATGCGGTGGTTCATGAGGACCCAGCACACAGGGGCCCTGCGCAAATAATGCCAGCTGCAAAGAATGCAATAATGGCTGGAATACTTGGGGCCAGGCCAACATTGCTTGAACCAATGCTATCTATAGAGGCTAAGACGACGCAGGAGAACATTGGTTCAGTAATCGGCGTGTTAAATAGGCATAGGGGTAAGGTCATTGATATGGTGCAGTCTGAGTACATGGTCGCAATAAAGGGTGAAGTACCTGTCATGGAGTCATTCACCCTCAGTGATGAGTTGAGAAGCGCCACTGCTGGTAGGGTGTTCTGGAGCCTTCAGTTCGCGAGGTGGTCACCAGTTCCTGAGAACATGCTTGTTGATATAGTGATGAAGATTAGGGAGAGGAAGGGATTACCGAAGGAGATTCCGAAGGTTGAGGACTTCATATCACAATACTAA